The following are encoded in a window of Cryobacterium sp. CG_9.6 genomic DNA:
- a CDS encoding DUF1819 family protein — protein sequence MTARASRYRLSFTVGGLFSQEAIIAAPLFLQSGDWHAVRSAIDADNLLQARTVSSGRRRSRELVQRLAELTPEELELLIDGTATERGYLMWLATCRRYDLVGEFAEEVVRERFLVLTPTLEPEHFESFLRGKSVWHEELSSLAESTRRKLRTTVYLMLREAGLLSVSGEILRCLLSHRLAGVFDKRTPSDVRFFPVTVEMARGGR from the coding sequence GTGACTGCGCGTGCTTCGCGCTATCGACTCTCCTTCACTGTGGGCGGGCTCTTCTCCCAAGAGGCGATCATTGCGGCTCCTCTGTTCCTTCAGAGTGGCGACTGGCACGCAGTTCGATCAGCAATTGACGCGGACAATCTGCTTCAGGCACGTACTGTCTCGTCGGGGCGAAGACGCAGTCGCGAACTTGTTCAGCGACTCGCGGAGCTGACGCCGGAGGAGTTGGAACTGTTGATTGATGGGACGGCCACTGAACGTGGCTATCTGATGTGGTTGGCGACATGTCGACGGTACGATTTAGTTGGGGAGTTTGCGGAGGAAGTGGTCCGCGAAAGGTTCTTGGTCTTGACACCGACTCTTGAGCCTGAGCATTTCGAGTCGTTTTTACGGGGGAAATCTGTGTGGCATGAAGAATTGTCTTCGCTGGCCGAGTCGACGCGGCGCAAGCTGCGCACGACCGTGTATCTAATGTTGCGCGAGGCGGGGCTCTTGTCGGTCTCGGGCGAGATTTTGCGGTGTTTGCTCTCGCATCGGCTGGCGGGAGTGTTTGACAAGCGCACGCCGAGTGATGTTCGTTTCTTCCCGGTGACGGTTGAAATGGCACGAGGTGGACGGTGA
- a CDS encoding DUF1788 domain-containing protein, translated as MNLSKQEEHLFSVLSGQRFLRMEGLSNEVPFFIYPYDAEDALAVADSKKRIKRRLANKGIEVREVNLYDLSVEILKVRGDWDEVLEVEPQLDKAEFTEMLQSMLNPQQHLAPAIREKIADGAFDILFLTGIGEVFPYIRSHNVLNNLQSVVSGKPMLMFFPGRYEQSDTLGSSLVLFGQLMDDQYYRAKNILEQEA; from the coding sequence ATGAACTTGTCGAAGCAGGAAGAGCACCTTTTCTCGGTGCTCAGTGGTCAGCGATTCCTGCGGATGGAGGGCCTCAGCAATGAAGTTCCGTTTTTCATCTACCCGTACGACGCCGAGGATGCGCTCGCGGTCGCTGACTCCAAGAAGCGGATCAAGAGGCGGTTGGCGAACAAGGGCATCGAGGTTCGCGAGGTGAACCTCTATGACCTGTCGGTGGAGATACTCAAGGTGCGCGGAGACTGGGATGAAGTGCTCGAAGTCGAGCCGCAGCTGGACAAGGCCGAATTCACGGAGATGCTGCAATCGATGCTCAATCCACAGCAGCATCTGGCTCCGGCGATCCGAGAGAAGATCGCCGACGGCGCCTTCGACATACTCTTCCTCACGGGCATCGGCGAGGTGTTTCCGTACATACGCTCGCACAACGTGCTGAACAACTTGCAGAGTGTGGTCAGTGGCAAGCCGATGCTCATGTTCTTCCCGGGACGGTACGAGCAGTCCGACACCCTCGGGTCATCGCTCGTCCTGTTCGGACAATTGATGGACGACCAGTACTACCGAGCCAAGAACATCTTGGAACAGGAGGCTTGA